The genomic stretch ctcaggtcttttgcagactccatcaggttttcttccagaatggtcctgtatttggctccatccatcttcccatcaattttaaccatcttccctgtccctgctgaagaaaagcaggcccaaaccatgatgctgccaccaccatgtttgacagtggggatggtgtgttcagggtgatgagctgtgttgcttttacgccaaacataacgttttgcattgttgccaaaaagttcaattttggtttcatctgaccagagcaccttcttccacatgtttggtgtgtctcccaggtggcttgtggcaaactttaaacaacactttttatggatatctttaagaaatgtctttcttcttgccactcttccataaaggccagatttgtgcaatatacgactgattgttgtcctatggacagagtctcccacctcagctgtagatctctgcagttcatccagagtgatcatgggcctcttggctgcatctctgatcagtcttctccttgtatgagctgaaagtttagagggacggccaggtcttggtagatttgcagtggtctgatactccttccatttcaatattatcgcttgcacagtgctccttgggatgtttaaagcttgggaaatctttttgtatccaaatccggctttaaacttcttcacaacagtatctcggacctgcctggtgtgttccttgttcttcatgatgctctctgcgcttttaacggacctctgagactatcacagtgcaggtgcatttatacggagacttgattacacacaggtggattgtatttatcatcactagtcatttaggtcaacagtggatcattcagagatcctcactgaacatcTGGAGAGAgcttgctgcactgaaagtaaaggggctgaataattttgcacgcccaatttttcagtttttgatttgttaaaaaagtttgaaatatccaataaatgtcgttccacttcatgattgtgtcccacttgttgttgattcttcacaaaaaaatacagttttatatctttatgtttgaagcctgaaatctggcaaaaggtcgcaaagttcaagggggccgaatactttcgcaaggcactgtaagtagtttttggggtatctgtgctttactttactattaatcttttgactacttttacttttactttactacattcctaaagaaaatattgtactatttactccatacattttccttgacacccaaaagtactcattacattttggatgCTCAGCAGGACAAAAAAATAGTGAAATTCACAAATACTTCTTAagagaacctccctggtcatccctaatgcctctgatctggaggctCACTAAACACGCaagcttcatttgtaaattatgtctgaatgttggagtgtgcccgtggctttccgtaaataaataaaaaacaagaaaatggtgccatctggtttgcttaatataagaaattaaaaattatttatacttttacttttgatatttaagtatattttaaaccaaatacttttagactttttctcaagtagaattttactgggtgactacctttacttgagtcattttctattcaggtatctttacttttactcaagttcgACAgtttggtactttttccaccacgggATAAACGTAATGACAGTAATATTTTGTTGTGAGAGAAATCTGATATTGCTAACGTTTGAAGTCTGTCTTTAAGACCCCACTGGGCACATACTGGTTGAATAAACGTTGTTTCCACCAACATGGAATTCCTGTAGCCAGACAATGACACCTGGTTTAAAGACGTGAGGTCCTCTGGCAAATAACTACATACATTTCCAGCTTCACAAGAAAGGCAcgacgtggaatagatgttgaattgacatctgtgcccagtgggacagtTGTACAGAGCTGAGGAGGGTGTATGGACCTTATGTAGGCCTACAATGGTGTGTCTCTTGGCCTGAGCCAGTGTACTGGAATATTGACTGAGTTGGCTAGCATGAGTAAGCTAGCATGAGTAAGCTAGCGTGAGTAAACAAGCGTGAGTAAGCTAGCGTGAGTAAACAAGCGTGAGTAAGCTAGCGTGAGTAAACAAGCGTGAGTAAGCTAGCGTGAGTAAACTGTGATGTATGACCAGTAGTTGTTCCTGTAAAAATGCTACATTTATGATAGGCTTACATTTTCCATAGCAGTTACATTTTGTTTTCTTGGAGCTTATGATTAAGGTGTCCGACATGCGGATAAACAGGGGTCAACCCATCCACTCACCTGTGACCTGACCTTGGTTAAGTGGCCTTACAGATAACTACTTGACCTACAGCATGTATTTTCTACATCCTGACCTTAAAACCCTTAAACGTCcaacttatacacacacacacacactgcacgtcAAGTACTTTATACATAAACGTGACAACACATCAATTTGGTAACCTCCATACCACAACTAGTTGGTGGAAGGAAAAGGTGAGATGCTTCACAAGTGTTGGTATCGCCTAAAGGCCCGATCACTGATGAATAGCTACTGCATAGTTACTAAAGAAACACAAAGCCCGAAAGCACATGTCTGTAGAGTTCAGTTGTTTAACGTGTGTCTTACATATCTGTCAACTGACAGCATTTTTCTCCGCTTCAACTGAAGATAAAATGACAGGTAGTTCGCTCAGTACTTGGATGTAAAAAGTCCACGGGAAGAGTGCGCTTACAGTAAACTGTAGTCCTGGCTCATTTAATGTGAAATCTCTCCAGCTTGATGTTTAGaacaacatacagtggggagaacaagtatttgatacactgccgattttgcaggttttcctacttacaaagcatgtagaggtctgtaattaatttgcattttgatAAGAGAGTGTTCCTATGCCTACATTcagatatatactgaacaaaaatataaacacaacatgcaaagtGTAGGTCcgctgtttcatgagctgaattaaaaGATCCCCGAAACgtgcaaaaagcttatttctttaacatgttgttcacaaatttgtttacatccctgttagtgagcatttctcatttgccgagataatccatccaccggacaggtgtggcatatcatgaagctgattaagcagcatgaccattacacatgtgcaccttgtgctggggacagtaaaaggccactctacaatgtgcagttttgtcacacaacacaatgccacagatgtctcaatttgGAGGGAGTTTGgcaattgccatgctgactgcaggaatgtccaccagagatgttgccagagaactgaatgtaaatgtctttctctaccataagaaaCCCATTGGCGTGCCAATGTTGTTTTTAAAGATTTTGGCAgaacgtccaactggcctcacaaccgcagaacacGTGTATCGCGTTGTGTGGgctagcggtttgctgatgtcaacgttgtgaacagtttTCCCCATGGTGGCACTGGgggtatggtatgggcaggcataagctacgacaATGAACTCAATTGCATTTTTCTCTATGGAAATTTGTATGCACGGAGATACCATGacgaaatcctgaggcccattatcgtgccattcatccgccgccatcacctcatgtttcagcattataatgcacggccccatgatACAAGGATATGTACACCATTCCTGGAACCTAAAAATGGCGCAGTTTTTctatgacctgcatactcaccagacttgtcacccattgagcaggtttgggatgctctagatcaaggtgtacgacagcgtgttccagttcccgccaatatccatctacttcacacagccattaaagaggagtgggacagcattccacaggccacaatcaacagcctggtcaactctattcgaaggagatgtgtcgcactgcatgaggcaaatggtcacatcagatactgactggttttctgatccactccactactttttttaaaaggtatttgtgtccaacagatacatatctgtgttcccagtcatgtgaaatccatagattagggcctaatgtatttatttcaaatgactgaattccttatatgaactgtaactcagtttaaatctttgaaattgttgcatattgtgtttatatttttgttcagtatactgtactctgttCAATATAACTTACCCTTCTATTTCTTGACTGTTGATTCGATGTGCCAATTCGTAAgcaagttctctgcatttgaggctactaaAGCCCATGAAACTGGTCCACGAGATTCTTGATATGTTTagcaagctcagactccatgtcatcagaccTTATTTACCTCTGCTACTCTATCCTAGCTTCTTTCACACAGGCACACATTCATTTTCCTTTTTGTCAATGTGCCTCTTCAGTGTCATTCATTCGATTTTATCATCCCTTGTTGCTCCTCGAATGAActtctccccttttctctgtctgtttctatttttctttctttcttcctttgtttctttctctctctctttatttctctctctatctttctctgtcaaAGGAGTTTTGGGTATGGCTCTGAGTTCCCTGCCTTATCACTGCCCTCTGGTGGTAGTTGATTGCCATAGCAGACTTTGTAAAATGTTGGATCATAGCCATATGATATTTTATTGTACAAGTGTATTAAATGTATGATATTATATTTTAATGTACAGGATATTCCATCCTTTATAATCCCTAATATAATttacaaatacaattttaatCAAAGTAGGACTACCTACACATCCAATGAACCTGGATATGCAGGTCCAAAGGACAGTATTAGCATCAAAATGGCATGTATTAATATTGTATAACTGATACATAGTATAAGTTGTTAATTGTGTATTGTTTCATGTGCCTGAAGGGTTCATGGGAATTAACAGTTTGGGATCCTCTGCCATAATAGACCCTGcctagcagggttggggtcaattccatttcaattccagtcaattcagcaAGTACCCTGAAATTCCAATTCTAAatctcttcaatgcttttcaataaGGGAAATGTAGAATTTGattttggtttactttctgaattgactggaattaaaatggaattgaccccaacccttcTGTCTAGATCGAATGTGCCAACTTTGAGATAAACATTGGGCTTGTTCCCACTAGAGGGCATCATTAactgttttatcaccaaagccccatatactacccaccactgcaacctgtatgctctcgttggctggacctcactacatatccgtcgccaaacccattggctccaggtcatctgtaagtctttgctaggtaaaggccagccatatctcagctcactggtcaccatagcaacacccacccatagcacgcactccagcaggtacattgcactggtcatccccaaagccaacttactttggctgcctttccttccagttttctgctgccaatgactggaacgaattgcaaaaatctctgaagctggagtcttatatctccctctctaactttaagcttCAGCTGTCTGAGtggcttactgatcactgtacctgtacacagccaatctgtaaatagcacaccggactacctcatccccatattattacttacactcttgctcttttgcaccccagtatctctacttgcacatcatcatctgcacatatatcactccagtattaatgctaaactttgcctctatggcctatttattgcctacctccctactcttctacatttgcacacactgtacatagatttttcttttcttttgtgttactgactgtacatttgtttatgtgtaactctgtgttgttgtttttgtcgcactgtttTGCATTATCATTATCATCCTATAAGAGGTAATGGAATGAGGTCACAGTAACACAAGAGAGATCCTTAAGCATTTCAATAAAATCatatgtatattttatttataaaaacaAGTCTGCATTTATTTTACAAAATTATTCAAAATGTACAGCACCCTTTCAATGAAAGGGATTTTTGTCATTAAGTGTAGAAGGTGAAAATGAAATGAAAGATACTTTTTCAGTCTTTGTAGAGGAGGGATCTCATGTGTAGTTTtagcaaagatggtggataaatgaagagAGTTCATTCAGGCCTTCTACCATCGAAAATAAATAGTCAGTTCCGGTCTACTTAACTGGGTGTGTCTCCCATAGCCACCAATGCAATAGCAGCTAGGTCTGGTCTACTTATACAGTACTTCATTGACTTTCATTGAACCAGAAAAAAACAGCATTTGGGGTGTCTCGCTTCCTCTTCCATTTCTGGTTTTGTGTTGGCTTCAGTGTCTGCCAATATCTTGCAAATACTAAAGCAACACTGGAGAAATGCGGAGAACTTGTGTTGAAACCTTGCAGTCTATCTATGAAGCAGTCCTTGACTTTTACATTAGAAAGTGCAATTCaaagaaaaactgaaatatttgtCTAGTTTGAGATGACATTTTAAAGGGATAGAGAAGTCTATTGgtatttaaaatttaaaaaatttaaaaaacaagtatatatatatatatatatacatatatatactcaGGTTTTAAAACTCAGGTTAGTTTTAGAACAATTGATTTTAGAACAATTGATTTTTGAGGTGACATGTTTGTGAATGACACGTGACACAGTCTGCCGCTATGGAAACCAGTCAACCTCCAACAGTCGGTAACCATGTCCTCTAGGTCATAAAGCTGTTATGCAAACGTCTGTTTCATACGTTACCTATTTGCTTTGTACAGATGACAAACTTAACAACACCAGTAAAGTACACATTCTGTACCGTACAATGACTGTACAATGTAATATGCATGCCCTGaaactcctctctgttcctgtgaTCTGTTGAATATTTAAAACCGAAGATGACTAATAGCACCTCATTAAAGGTCGTCTGTTCATGTAAACATGGCCTAGTTatgaagcagacagacaggggagaatTAGGTGTCCCATTCTTCCACTGATTATagatggaagagacagagagtgtgataCCAAGATGCAGACAAAGACTCCCAGTCAGTCCCACATTTATAGGGAATAAAGAACAAAGATCTCTGGCTGGATTGACACAGACGACATGTCCCAATGGGATGCACTGCCCTCCATCTCTATGAGTGTTACTGAGTGTGATAGAGGGCACCGTGTGAAATGGTGTGACCaatgagggagaggcagagaacgTCTTCTGTGTTTGAGTCTGCATTAATTAGTTTAATAGAGAAAGCCATGAATTTttggtgtgtatgcatgtgtgtgtgtgaactttgTTTCCCAGCTCAGAGGTTCTCGTTGCTAGGCTCGTGACCAGGGAACAGATCGGGGGTTTCTGCTAACGTGGCCCTGACCTTCTTCTTCTCTTTAAAACGTCCTGAGTGGGACACTTTGACATGGCGTCCCTTGGTGGTGGTCTTATCCACTATCCTCTCCAGACGGGCGTTCAACTGGCTGTCCTCTGTGGCGCCCTCTACTGGCCCGGGGGCTCCGCCGTGGGGTGTGGTATTGCTACCGTACTCCGCTGGGATCTCGTACAGTACCTTGGGCTCCGACTTCTTCTTACGTAGGAAGGTGAGCTTCCACCAGCCAGGCGATGGGTCAGCCAtgaccacacacagagagaggagggagagcgggatGTAAGAATGGAGGGGCCTTGGGTTGgtgtagggagagaaagagcgagaaggTTAGTAATAAGTTAGTTAACTGTAGCTTTATAGCTCCAACGTTTACAATGAAGATGGATCAAACATGAGTCATGACCTCTCAGAAagaagaatgagggagggagggttacgtaaatcccctcactactcccttcCCATTCCCCTTTCAAACTCCTGCCACACCTCTTACCATAAGCCCTAACCACAGTAACCTGACTCCCAACACTGCCCAGCTCAGATCGATCTGTGTCAGATAGATCTGTGTCAGGGGGAACTGACTGAGCTCTCCTGAATATTTCAGGGGAACTCAATAGGCACCATATGGTGGAGTGATGACAGGGCACCGCTGGTGATTGGGTTACTCCTATTGTGTGTTGGCCAAGCTAAACGTGCTGGCAGCTAATACAGCGCCTCATATTTCAGCTAAACCCTTTCTACGATGGGGTAACACTCACGGGTTGCCCAATCTCTGGTACTGAGGTGCTGCTCTTTGAATAGCAAGCGCCGTGCTAACATTGtcactacttctgctactactactgccattATCAATCCCTCTACCATTGTCACTACTtctgccactactactgccattaTCAGTCCCTCTACTATTGTCACTACTTCTGCCATTATCAATCCCTCTACCATTGTCACTACTtctgccactactactgccattaTCAGTCCCTCTACCATTGTCACTACTtctgccactactactgccattaTCAATCCCTCTACTATTGTCACTACTTCTGCCATTATCAATCCCTCTACCATTGTCACTACTtctgccactactactgccattaTCAATCCCTCTACCATTGTTGCCACCACTATCACAATAGATatgactactactgctactacatcgACTACTGCTAATGCAAACCTGCGATTGGGGTTAGTTCCATTCTGATGCAGTCATTTCTGATCATTAATATACTTCTGTTTCCAGCTGAAATTCCCCTGGCCTTGGTTCAAATCCAACCAGTCATTAGAATAATTCTTTCAACAGGAAGTTTCAGTTTAGTGTTTCATCTCAATGGAAGTGTCCCTGTTAGGACTAGACTGAAAAGTACCCTGGTGTTAGAGAGTGAAAAGCTTTTAAAACTCCAGGTAAACCGTTCTGCAAACAAACACCAAAGGGACTTCCAGAAATCATGTGTTCTGTAGTGTGTCAGTGCAGGTTAAGTGCTCTTGCTCGGACTGTAGAAGTCGTGGGAGAGTTTGGCGGCTCATTGTGTAATACAGGCAGAGCAGGTTGTATTGTCTGTCCTGTGGGTTTTTACACAAGTAAACCTTCCCACTTTAGCAAACATGTACTGATTTACCAACACACGTGCTGTATCAACACAAATGGACATCTAGAGCATGAAGACCAGACTAACTATGTGAAGCGCAGACAAAGGCGAAGGccgaacacacacatgcaaatggAGGGACACACATATAGCAAACATGTAGTAAATGTAAAAATAGAcacgtgcgcgcgcacacacacacacacacgctaacacaaaCATACACGAACACATACTGCTCTGCCCTCGCTGCACACAGATAAAGCCTCTGCTTGGTGCCACTCTCCCGCCCAGAAGAAGGGAGTAGGCTGTTACCCGCCGGTCGCTTAGCAACGCTGTGGAAATTTCCATAGAATATGCTAATGTAATTTTGGTGATCTGTTTGGGTGctgatcagtggtggaaaaagtacccaattttcatacttgagtaaacgtAAAGATTcctttttattttaaatactcaagaaaaagtgaaagtcacccagtaaaattcgacttgagtaaaagtctaaaagtatttggttttaaatgtacttaagtattaaaagtaaaagtataaatcatttaaaatgtcttatattaagcaaaccagacgacactgttttcttgtttttttaattgacagataaccaggggcacagtccaacactcagacatcatttacaaacgaagcatttgtgtttagtgagtccgccagatcagaggcagtagggatgaccagggatgttctcttgataagttttCCTGTCcggctaagcattcaaaatgtaacgagtactt from Oncorhynchus tshawytscha isolate Ot180627B linkage group LG09, Otsh_v2.0, whole genome shotgun sequence encodes the following:
- the LOC112258540 gene encoding proline-rich protein 15-like protein A, encoding MADPSPGWWKLTFLRKKKSEPKVLYEIPAEYGSNTTPHGGAPGPVEGATEDSQLNARLERIVDKTTTKGRHVKVSHSGRFKEKKKVRATLAETPDLFPGHEPSNENL